From a region of the Polyodon spathula isolate WHYD16114869_AA chromosome 31, ASM1765450v1, whole genome shotgun sequence genome:
- the LOC121302975 gene encoding rho GTPase-activating protein 25-like isoform X3: MSLKLPRNWDFNLRAEASRIARSKSLMPGEPFSGPVSPSTLERPLKTGWLKKQRSIVKNWQMRFFVLKGHCLYYYKDEKDSTFQGSITLQGSQVNELVSNPEEPGKFLFEIIPGSCGDRERTSQDSHVLMANSQNEMEEWVKTLRRMMGVPASGAVFGQSLADTVMYEQKFGQHLVPILVVKCAEFILEHGLSEEGIFRLPGQDNQVKQFRDTFDAGERPSFPSDTDVHTVASLFKLYLRELPEPVIPWSQYEDFLNCSTEGAAGQEQLKNQIALLPRANYSLLSYICRFLYEIQLKSSVNKMSVENLATVIGVNLLKPRIEDPVTIMKGTPQIQKVMTVMISRHQELFPKSKDAAPASPLQKSESKRANAPRSFVGWDVAEDPSSGKEDTNDDLAFSESVENLFFPSYSAAEGPGTQPTDGGDPWTASPRKRTQTLPSRKPSFSSQGEAGGGRAGILNEDMWNLLGTSPPSSDPDKRTLSEDIFKILDLQRVSLFPSSTMTGENDRSAANGPESKVTEAAGKQTEIGSFKLKSLAPQTRGLKSQRAMDEDDSEAGGQEAPGSLLLGREVELRKEAERQKSLYEAHVSRNILGRFGSLRSRSEISLF; encoded by the exons CTCGCTCCAAGAGCCTGATGCCAGGGGAGCCCTTCTCTGGCCCTGTGTCCCCGAGCACCCTGGAGAGACCCCTCAAGACGGGCTGGCTGAAGAAGCAAAGGTCCATCGTCAAGAACTGGCAGATGCGCTTCTTTGTGCTGAAGGGACACTGCCTGTATTACTACAAGGATGAGAAGGACAGCACGTTCCAG ggttCCATCACTCTGCAAGGCAGTCAGGTGAATGAGCTTGTTTCAAACCCAGAGGAACCTGGCAAGTTCCTGTTTGAAATCATCCCGG GCAGCTGTGGGGACCGGGAGCGCACGAGCCAGGACTCCCACGTACTGATGGCAAACTCTCAGAACGAGATGGAGGAGTGGGTGAAAACCCTGCGCAGAATGATGGGCGTGCCCGCCAGCGGAG CAGTGtttgggcagagcctggctgacACGGTGATGTATGAGCAGAAGTTTGGCCAGCACCTCGTCCCCATCCTGGTGGTGAAGTGTGCGGAGTTCATCCTGGAGCACGGCCTCAGCGAGGAGGGGATATTCCGCCTGCCAGGGCAGGACAACCAGGTGAAGCAGTTCCGAGACACCTTCGATGCAGGCGAGAGGCCCTCGTTCCCCAG TGACACCGATGTCCACACGGTGGCGTCCTTGTTCAAGCTGTATCTCAGAGAGCTGCCCGAGCCTGTCATCCCCTGGTCACAGTATGAAGACTTCCTGAACTGTAGCACTGAGGGAGCGGCG GGCCAGGAACAGCTAAAGAATCAGATTGCCCTTCTCCCCAGGGCGAACTACAGCCTTCTCAGCTACATCTGCAG GTTTCTGTACGAAATACAGCTGAAATCCAGCGTCAACAAAATGAGCGTGGAGAACCTGGCAACCGTAATTGGGGTCAATCTGCTGAAGCCAAGAATTGAAGACCCAGTAACCATCATGAAAG GCACGCCCCAGATTCAGAAGGTCATGACGGTGATGATCAGCCGACACCAAGAGCTCTTCCCCAAGTCTAAAGACGCCGCCCCTGCGTCACCCCTGCAGAAGAGCGAGAGCAAGAGGGCCAACGCCCCGCGTAGCTTTGTGGGCTGGGACGTGGCAGAGGACCCAAGCAGTGGCAAAGAAGACACG AACGACGACCTAGCGTTCTCGGAGTCCGTGGAGAACCTGTTCTTCCCCTCCTATAGTGCTGCTGAGGGTCCCGGGACCCAGCCCACCGACGGGGGAGACCCCTGGACAGCCAGCCCCCGCAAACGCACCCAGACCCTGCCCTCCCGCAAGCCTTCCTTCAGCTCTCAGGGGGAGGCGGGAGGCGGCAGGGCTGGGATCCTAAACGAAGACATGTGGAACCTCCTGGGGACCTCCCCTCCCAGCTCGGACCCCGACAAAAGGACCCTATCGGAGGACATTTTCAAAATTTTGGACCTCCAGCGGGTGTCGCTGTTCCCAAGCTCTACGATGACGGGCGAGAACGATCGTAGCGCCGCGAACGGGCCGGAAAGTAAAGTCACAGAAGCAGCAGGCAAACAGACAGAGATCGGTTCCTTCAAACTCAAGAGCCTCGCTCCCCAGACGAGAGGACTTAAGAGCCAAAGGGCGATGGATGAAGATGACAGCGAGGCAGGGGGTCAAGAAGCACCAGGGAGCTTGCTTCTGGGGcgagaggtggagctgaggaaaGAAGCAGAGAGGCAGAAGTCTCTCTACGAGGCTCACGTCAGCAG gaatATTCTAGGGCGCTTTGGTTCCCTGAGGTCTAGGAGTGAAATTTCCCTGTTTTAG
- the LOC121303068 gene encoding bone morphogenetic protein 10-like, with protein sequence MDTVGLRFCAALWFFVHSGICSPIMAPVDLHPGVDPDGYPLLSDPLLEQDSGLDFQSFMQTIRREFLKTFNLSGLPQHEAAAKVDPPEYMLELYNKFANDRTSMPSANIVRSFQNEDTSSYRMDSSGIRKHSLLFNLSIPHHEKITMAELRLYTLVERDRRMYEGVDRKVTIYEAHEEVDESRGGNDGRSRLAELASRQVYETDSGWEAFDLTAAIRHWRKADYTTHRLEVHIESLGEGGEGYGEGNLDIDVNPEAKHVPLLIVFSDDQSNDKEEKKELNEMIEHEELLEFQMDVMNGLEDSPNEESLLQMRSNLIYDTTSRIRRNAKGNTCKKTPFFVEFNEIGWHSWIIAPTGYEAFKCSGVCNYPLIEHVTPTKHAIVQTLVHMKNPQKASRACCVPTKLDPISILYLDDAGVVTFKYKYEGMVVAECGCR encoded by the exons ATGGATACAGTGGGGCTGAGGTTTTGCGCAGCCCTGTGGTTCTTCGTCCACTCTGGGATATGCAGTCCCATCATGGCACCAGTGGACCTGCATCCCGGGGTGGACCCTGACGGATACCCTTTGTTGAGCGACCCCCTCCTGGAGCAGGATAGCGGCCTGGATTTCCAAAGCTTCATGCAGACCATCCGGCGAGAGTTCCTGAAGACGTTCAACCTGTCTGGGCTGCCCCAGCACGAGGCTGCGGCCAAGGTGGACCCCCCTGAGTACATGCTGGAGCTCTACAACAAGTTTGCCAACGACCGGACTTCCATGCCTTCAGCCAACATTGTGAGGAGCTTCCAAAACGAAG ACACGTCTTCCTACCGAATGGACAGCAGTGGGATCCGGAAACACTCTCTGCTCTTCAACTTGTCCATCCCTCACCACGAGAAGATCACCATGGCCGAGCTGCGTCTCTACACCCTGGTGGAGCGAGATCGCAGGATGTACGAGGGCGTCGACAGGAAGGTGACAATTTACGAGGCGCATGAGGAGGTGGACGAGAGTCGTGGGGGTAACGACGGCCGCAGCCGATTGGCCGAGCTGGCTTCCCGTCAGGTCTACGAGACAGACAGCGGGTGGGAGGCCTTTGATCTCACGGCCGCCATCCGCCACTGGCGCAAGGCCGACTACACCACCCACCGGCTGGAGGTGCACATCGAAAGCCTGGGAGAGGGCGGAGAGGGGTACGGGGAAGGGAACCTGGACATCGATGTCAACCCCGAGGCCAAGCATGTGCCCCTGCTCATCGTCTTCTCGGACGACCAGAGTAACGACAAGGAGGAGAAGAAAGAGCTGAACGAGATGATTGAGCACGAGGAGCTCCTGGAGTTTCAGATGGACGTGATGAACGGGCTGGAGGACTCTCCCAACGAGGAGTCCCTGCTCCAGATGAGGTCCAACCTCATCTACGACACCACCTCCAGGATAAGAAGGAATGCCAAGGGCAACACCTGCAAGAAGACCCCCTTCTTCGTAGAGTTCAACGAGATTGGGTGGCACTCCTGGATAATCGCCCCTACTGGGTATGAGGCCTTTAAGTGCAGCGGAGTGTGCAACTACCCTCTGATTGAGCACGTCACCCCGACAAAGCACGCCATTGTTCAGACTTTAGTTCACATGAAAAACCCACAGAAGGCTTCGAGGGCTTGCTGTGTCCCCACCAAACTGGACCCCATATCCATACTCTACCTGGATGACGCAGGAGTTGTCACGTTCAAATATAAATACGAAGGGATGGTCGTGGCGGAATGTGGCTGCAGATAG
- the LOC121302975 gene encoding rho GTPase-activating protein 25-like isoform X1 codes for MSLKLPRNWDFNLRAEASRIARSKSLMPGEPFSGPVSPSTLERPLKTGWLKKQRSIVKNWQMRFFVLKGHCLYYYKDEKDSTFQGSITLQGSQVNELVSNPEEPGKFLFEIIPGSCGDRERTSQDSHVLMANSQNEMEEWVKTLRRMMGVPASGAVFGQSLADTVMYEQKFGQHLVPILVVKCAEFILEHGLSEEGIFRLPGQDNQVKQFRDTFDAGERPSFPSDTDVHTVASLFKLYLRELPEPVIPWSQYEDFLNCSTEGAAGQEQLKNQIALLPRANYSLLSYICRFLYEIQLKSSVNKMSVENLATVIGVNLLKPRIEDPVTIMKGTPQIQKVMTVMISRHQELFPKSKDAAPASPLQKSESKRANAPRSFVGWDVAEDPSSGKEDTNDDLAFSESVENLFFPSYSAAEGPGTQPTDGGDPWTASPRKRTQTLPSRKPSFSSQGEAGGGRAGILNEDMWNLLGTSPPSSDPDKRTLSEDIFKILDLQRVSLFPSSTMTGENDRSAANGPESKVTEAAGKQTEIGSFKLKSLAPQTRGLKSQRAMDEDDSEAGGQEAPGSLLLGREVELRKEAERQKSLYEAHVSSLEKTNSELSVKVSELRESLVEERKRSSALEIRLRNVERARDEAEKRNKALDKEIQEFLTKTPAS; via the exons CTCGCTCCAAGAGCCTGATGCCAGGGGAGCCCTTCTCTGGCCCTGTGTCCCCGAGCACCCTGGAGAGACCCCTCAAGACGGGCTGGCTGAAGAAGCAAAGGTCCATCGTCAAGAACTGGCAGATGCGCTTCTTTGTGCTGAAGGGACACTGCCTGTATTACTACAAGGATGAGAAGGACAGCACGTTCCAG ggttCCATCACTCTGCAAGGCAGTCAGGTGAATGAGCTTGTTTCAAACCCAGAGGAACCTGGCAAGTTCCTGTTTGAAATCATCCCGG GCAGCTGTGGGGACCGGGAGCGCACGAGCCAGGACTCCCACGTACTGATGGCAAACTCTCAGAACGAGATGGAGGAGTGGGTGAAAACCCTGCGCAGAATGATGGGCGTGCCCGCCAGCGGAG CAGTGtttgggcagagcctggctgacACGGTGATGTATGAGCAGAAGTTTGGCCAGCACCTCGTCCCCATCCTGGTGGTGAAGTGTGCGGAGTTCATCCTGGAGCACGGCCTCAGCGAGGAGGGGATATTCCGCCTGCCAGGGCAGGACAACCAGGTGAAGCAGTTCCGAGACACCTTCGATGCAGGCGAGAGGCCCTCGTTCCCCAG TGACACCGATGTCCACACGGTGGCGTCCTTGTTCAAGCTGTATCTCAGAGAGCTGCCCGAGCCTGTCATCCCCTGGTCACAGTATGAAGACTTCCTGAACTGTAGCACTGAGGGAGCGGCG GGCCAGGAACAGCTAAAGAATCAGATTGCCCTTCTCCCCAGGGCGAACTACAGCCTTCTCAGCTACATCTGCAG GTTTCTGTACGAAATACAGCTGAAATCCAGCGTCAACAAAATGAGCGTGGAGAACCTGGCAACCGTAATTGGGGTCAATCTGCTGAAGCCAAGAATTGAAGACCCAGTAACCATCATGAAAG GCACGCCCCAGATTCAGAAGGTCATGACGGTGATGATCAGCCGACACCAAGAGCTCTTCCCCAAGTCTAAAGACGCCGCCCCTGCGTCACCCCTGCAGAAGAGCGAGAGCAAGAGGGCCAACGCCCCGCGTAGCTTTGTGGGCTGGGACGTGGCAGAGGACCCAAGCAGTGGCAAAGAAGACACG AACGACGACCTAGCGTTCTCGGAGTCCGTGGAGAACCTGTTCTTCCCCTCCTATAGTGCTGCTGAGGGTCCCGGGACCCAGCCCACCGACGGGGGAGACCCCTGGACAGCCAGCCCCCGCAAACGCACCCAGACCCTGCCCTCCCGCAAGCCTTCCTTCAGCTCTCAGGGGGAGGCGGGAGGCGGCAGGGCTGGGATCCTAAACGAAGACATGTGGAACCTCCTGGGGACCTCCCCTCCCAGCTCGGACCCCGACAAAAGGACCCTATCGGAGGACATTTTCAAAATTTTGGACCTCCAGCGGGTGTCGCTGTTCCCAAGCTCTACGATGACGGGCGAGAACGATCGTAGCGCCGCGAACGGGCCGGAAAGTAAAGTCACAGAAGCAGCAGGCAAACAGACAGAGATCGGTTCCTTCAAACTCAAGAGCCTCGCTCCCCAGACGAGAGGACTTAAGAGCCAAAGGGCGATGGATGAAGATGACAGCGAGGCAGGGGGTCAAGAAGCACCAGGGAGCTTGCTTCTGGGGcgagaggtggagctgaggaaaGAAGCAGAGAGGCAGAAGTCTCTCTACGAGGCTCACGTCAGCAG ccTGGAGAAGACGAACAGTGAGCTGTCTGTCAAGGTGTCGGAGCTGCGCGAGTCGCTGgtggaggagaggaagaggagctcCGCTCTAGAAATCCGGCTCCGGAACGTGGAGCGGGCCAGGGATGAAGCGGAGAAGCGCAACAAAGCACTAGACAAGGAGATCCAGGAATTCCTCACTAAGACCCCAGCCTCCTAA
- the LOC121302975 gene encoding rho GTPase-activating protein 25-like isoform X2, translated as MSLKLPRNWDFNLRAEASRIARSKSLMPGEPFSGPVSPSTLERPLKTGWLKKQRSIVKNWQMRFFVLKGHCLYYYKDEKDSTFQGSITLQGSQVNELVSNPEEPGKFLFEIIPGSCGDRERTSQDSHVLMANSQNEMEEWVKTLRRMMGVPASGVFGQSLADTVMYEQKFGQHLVPILVVKCAEFILEHGLSEEGIFRLPGQDNQVKQFRDTFDAGERPSFPSDTDVHTVASLFKLYLRELPEPVIPWSQYEDFLNCSTEGAAGQEQLKNQIALLPRANYSLLSYICRFLYEIQLKSSVNKMSVENLATVIGVNLLKPRIEDPVTIMKGTPQIQKVMTVMISRHQELFPKSKDAAPASPLQKSESKRANAPRSFVGWDVAEDPSSGKEDTNDDLAFSESVENLFFPSYSAAEGPGTQPTDGGDPWTASPRKRTQTLPSRKPSFSSQGEAGGGRAGILNEDMWNLLGTSPPSSDPDKRTLSEDIFKILDLQRVSLFPSSTMTGENDRSAANGPESKVTEAAGKQTEIGSFKLKSLAPQTRGLKSQRAMDEDDSEAGGQEAPGSLLLGREVELRKEAERQKSLYEAHVSSLEKTNSELSVKVSELRESLVEERKRSSALEIRLRNVERARDEAEKRNKALDKEIQEFLTKTPAS; from the exons CTCGCTCCAAGAGCCTGATGCCAGGGGAGCCCTTCTCTGGCCCTGTGTCCCCGAGCACCCTGGAGAGACCCCTCAAGACGGGCTGGCTGAAGAAGCAAAGGTCCATCGTCAAGAACTGGCAGATGCGCTTCTTTGTGCTGAAGGGACACTGCCTGTATTACTACAAGGATGAGAAGGACAGCACGTTCCAG ggttCCATCACTCTGCAAGGCAGTCAGGTGAATGAGCTTGTTTCAAACCCAGAGGAACCTGGCAAGTTCCTGTTTGAAATCATCCCGG GCAGCTGTGGGGACCGGGAGCGCACGAGCCAGGACTCCCACGTACTGATGGCAAACTCTCAGAACGAGATGGAGGAGTGGGTGAAAACCCTGCGCAGAATGATGGGCGTGCCCGCCAGCGGAG TGtttgggcagagcctggctgacACGGTGATGTATGAGCAGAAGTTTGGCCAGCACCTCGTCCCCATCCTGGTGGTGAAGTGTGCGGAGTTCATCCTGGAGCACGGCCTCAGCGAGGAGGGGATATTCCGCCTGCCAGGGCAGGACAACCAGGTGAAGCAGTTCCGAGACACCTTCGATGCAGGCGAGAGGCCCTCGTTCCCCAG TGACACCGATGTCCACACGGTGGCGTCCTTGTTCAAGCTGTATCTCAGAGAGCTGCCCGAGCCTGTCATCCCCTGGTCACAGTATGAAGACTTCCTGAACTGTAGCACTGAGGGAGCGGCG GGCCAGGAACAGCTAAAGAATCAGATTGCCCTTCTCCCCAGGGCGAACTACAGCCTTCTCAGCTACATCTGCAG GTTTCTGTACGAAATACAGCTGAAATCCAGCGTCAACAAAATGAGCGTGGAGAACCTGGCAACCGTAATTGGGGTCAATCTGCTGAAGCCAAGAATTGAAGACCCAGTAACCATCATGAAAG GCACGCCCCAGATTCAGAAGGTCATGACGGTGATGATCAGCCGACACCAAGAGCTCTTCCCCAAGTCTAAAGACGCCGCCCCTGCGTCACCCCTGCAGAAGAGCGAGAGCAAGAGGGCCAACGCCCCGCGTAGCTTTGTGGGCTGGGACGTGGCAGAGGACCCAAGCAGTGGCAAAGAAGACACG AACGACGACCTAGCGTTCTCGGAGTCCGTGGAGAACCTGTTCTTCCCCTCCTATAGTGCTGCTGAGGGTCCCGGGACCCAGCCCACCGACGGGGGAGACCCCTGGACAGCCAGCCCCCGCAAACGCACCCAGACCCTGCCCTCCCGCAAGCCTTCCTTCAGCTCTCAGGGGGAGGCGGGAGGCGGCAGGGCTGGGATCCTAAACGAAGACATGTGGAACCTCCTGGGGACCTCCCCTCCCAGCTCGGACCCCGACAAAAGGACCCTATCGGAGGACATTTTCAAAATTTTGGACCTCCAGCGGGTGTCGCTGTTCCCAAGCTCTACGATGACGGGCGAGAACGATCGTAGCGCCGCGAACGGGCCGGAAAGTAAAGTCACAGAAGCAGCAGGCAAACAGACAGAGATCGGTTCCTTCAAACTCAAGAGCCTCGCTCCCCAGACGAGAGGACTTAAGAGCCAAAGGGCGATGGATGAAGATGACAGCGAGGCAGGGGGTCAAGAAGCACCAGGGAGCTTGCTTCTGGGGcgagaggtggagctgaggaaaGAAGCAGAGAGGCAGAAGTCTCTCTACGAGGCTCACGTCAGCAG ccTGGAGAAGACGAACAGTGAGCTGTCTGTCAAGGTGTCGGAGCTGCGCGAGTCGCTGgtggaggagaggaagaggagctcCGCTCTAGAAATCCGGCTCCGGAACGTGGAGCGGGCCAGGGATGAAGCGGAGAAGCGCAACAAAGCACTAGACAAGGAGATCCAGGAATTCCTCACTAAGACCCCAGCCTCCTAA